In Triticum urartu cultivar G1812 unplaced genomic scaffold, Tu2.1 TuUngrouped_contig_6746, whole genome shotgun sequence, the DNA window TTTCTTCTAGTCGACCACAGTAGGTGATAACAGTGAATGCTAGCTGCTATACTGAACTAATGGGGACATGCAATTTCCTGGATAGACGGCCATTAGAGACCGACCCCCTTCTGGCCGCGGCACGCCCGAGATGGCAAGCTGCATTGAGAGAAAAAAACAATTTCAGGATGTTTTCTTACCTAACAGGACACACCTAAAACACATACCAGACTAGTAGTTGTATAAAGCAAATTTAGTATGTCTCACATTCTCTTATATTGATAGTCCATAGCTTCTTCTGCTCCGCATCCAAGGGCTCCATAAACAATCATCATCTGCTGCTAAATAACGCTGATTTTAAAGGGAATCTCCAAGATGCTCTATTATGTCAATTGCACAGGCAGTTGTGGGGATATCAGCATTTGTCATGTTTGTTCTCCTGGGCCAGGGGCAGCTAAAAAGGAATATTGCATTAACAATGAGGCTGCACTACCAAATGCTTGTCTAAAATGTCAACTAAAATACATGGTTAGCCAGACCTACTACTCTCTTGTGGTCGTCCATGGGCAGTACCAATGTTGTTGACAAGTCACCTTCTGAAAGGCTAGCTGAGAAGGCATAGCTGAATCTATTTGACGTGCTTCCGTACACCTTTAGATTTTCTTCCCTTCTTTACAAATTACAACACATCATCTTTGTGCAGTTTCAGAATTTCCTCCTAGGTAGGTTGTGTCTTTATAGAAACTGCTGATCCGAAAAGCTAGCAAGTTCTTAACATGGACAAGATAGAAGTGGAATGCTATTGGTTCTCCAGGATTACCCTGTAGCATTTAATCATTCTTCTTGCGGCAGGAGCCTATATCAGTCTAGTGCTCTAATCTTCATACTCCATATGCTTACCTACAGGTATGAAGGTCAGCGTGACATGCTGTACAACCAAACTTATAATCTTGACCAAGTTGCTTTCGCATCAGAGGGAATCAAAGATGCTCAACAGACTGTATGTTGCCTTAATTTCCTGTCAAGTTCATGATAGATTCTTATTATGGCACCCAAACTTATGTTGAATTGTTTTTCATTTAACAGATGACTGCAATGAAAGCTGCCAATAAAGAGCTGAAAGGGATGATGAAGACTGTCAGGATTGAAGATATAGATGTATGCAGCATAACTGTTCATATTTTCAAGATCTTTAGCTTATTTTCTTTGAGTTACATCTGAATCCATACCTGCTGTTATAATCCGCAGAGCATGCAAGACGAGATGATGGATCTTATGGATGTGAGCAATGAAATACAAGAAACTCTTGGTAGAAGCTACAATGTCCCAGATGACATCGACGAGGAGGAACTTATGGGCGGTATGGCTCTTATGTAGTTGGCTCTTCTTGAATATTTCAAATGTTTACTGAGTCAACTAATTTTCCTCACAGCGGTTACCAGCTGGGAACCACTCTTCTGTGCAAAGTTTTGTAGTTGAATTTGATTCAGTACACTCTCCATTTTATATTGGTCTTAGGTTTCATCTGAAACCTTTTTTTGGCCCTTTTTTTGCATGACTGGTTTTGTGTCATGCATTTGTTAATTTACAGGCAAGACGGTTCTCTATTTGCTCTTCTCATTTTGTATGTTGGAAAATGCAGAGCTTGATGCTTTGGAAGCCGATATGGACTTTGAGTCGAATTCAGTCCCATCATACCTCCAACCAGACAAGGAGACTGATCTTGATTCTGAGCTTAACCTACCTGCTGCACCAAGTGGTCATGCAGCAGTCCCGGCGAACCGGCAGCAGGTATGTCAATTGCAAGACTGACTAGTTCAGTTTCTGTTCACATTGATTCTCATGCTGATATCCCTAGGAAGAAATAGATGGTTCATGTCATTTCCCATGTAACCACAGTGTTTCCTTTATCTTGTGACATGATCTAATTTGACAGGCTAGATGCTTGAGATCATTATGAATGTAGTGCTGAACTCATAACTCTTGTATGTCATGATGCATGCATATGTTGTTGGTATGAACAATTTGAGCTCATAATAGCTTGATCTTAATAGTAAAAGAAACACACAGAAGGATAACATGCAAACTGTTTTCATGCCAAACATGTGGTATATGATGGATTTCATGATGAACTTTGAAGTCTCCGTTGAACATCTCAG includes these proteins:
- the LOC125531039 gene encoding vacuolar protein sorting-associated protein 60.1-like, whose protein sequence is MKKIFGAKKSQDPPPSIQDATDRIYKRGDTGDEKIKKLDAELARYKDQIKKTRPGPAQEAVKARAMRILKQRKMYEGQRDMLYNQTYNLDQVAFASEGIKDAQQTMTAMKAANKELKGMMKTVRIEDIDSMQDEMMDLMDVSNEIQETLGRSYNVPDDIDEEELMGELDALEADMDFESNSVPSYLQPDKETDLDSELNLPAAPSGHAAVPANRQQEDELGLPTVPHASIRT